The following coding sequences lie in one Cyanobacterium sp. Dongsha4 genomic window:
- a CDS encoding F0F1 ATP synthase subunit B — protein MINLFYLAVEEAGGGFGISSDILGSNLINLVIVIGLLVVYGGKFVGNILTERRNRIAEEIKEAEERAKTAAKALAEAKENLSQAQAKAKQIKVDAEATAKTTREQILAQGEKEIERMKATAVQELDSERARVVAELKRTIAVLALQKAEQELQDRLNDDIQGKLISRAVEQLGG, from the coding sequence ATGATTAATTTATTCTACTTAGCAGTTGAAGAAGCAGGTGGTGGATTTGGTATTAGTTCAGATATTCTTGGTTCTAACCTAATCAACTTGGTTATTGTGATTGGGTTACTGGTAGTATATGGCGGAAAATTTGTGGGTAATATTCTCACAGAAAGACGTAATCGTATTGCCGAGGAAATAAAAGAAGCTGAAGAACGTGCTAAAACTGCCGCTAAGGCATTGGCAGAAGCTAAGGAAAATTTAAGTCAAGCTCAAGCAAAGGCAAAACAAATTAAGGTCGATGCTGAAGCCACTGCTAAAACCACCAGAGAGCAAATTTTAGCTCAAGGTGAAAAAGAAATTGAAAGAATGAAAGCTACTGCTGTTCAGGAGTTAGATTCTGAAAGAGCAAGAGTGGTGGCTGAATTAAAACGTACTATTGCTGTTTTAGCTTTACAAAAAGCGGAACAAGAATTACAAGATCGCTTAAACGATGACATTCAGGGTAAGTTGATCAGTCGTGCTGTTGAGCAATTAGGAGGTTAA
- the atpE gene encoding ATP synthase F0 subunit C, with amino-acid sequence MNPTIAAASVIAAALAVGLGAIGPGIGQGNAAGQAVEGIARQPEAEGKIRATLLLSLAFMEALTIYGLVVALVLLFANPFS; translated from the coding sequence ATGAATCCAACAATTGCTGCTGCTTCCGTAATCGCTGCTGCTTTAGCTGTAGGTTTAGGTGCGATCGGACCTGGTATTGGTCAAGGTAACGCTGCTGGTCAAGCGGTAGAAGGTATTGCTCGTCAGCCTGAAGCTGAAGGAAAAATTCGTGCAACCTTACTTCTTAGTTTAGCGTTCATGGAAGCGTTAACCATTTACGGTTTAGTTGTAGCATTAGTATTATTGTTCGCTAACCCCTTCTCCTAA
- a CDS encoding ATP synthase subunit I has protein sequence MNTLGTSPEQEKEQQPIDNSMGEYYQLRNNLLIGTVVIAIVSFILVWVFYSLQTSLSYLLGACVSLVYLNMLAREVERVGVYKKKIGSTRLAIFVGLIVVATQWQQLEVLPVFLGFLTYKAAILLYVIPTSLLGNLQKTEQNG, from the coding sequence ATGAATACCCTTGGAACATCACCTGAGCAAGAAAAGGAGCAACAACCGATAGACAATTCTATGGGGGAATACTATCAACTCCGAAATAATCTGCTTATTGGTACTGTTGTAATCGCCATTGTCAGCTTTATTTTAGTTTGGGTGTTTTACAGCTTACAAACAAGCCTTAGTTATTTGTTAGGTGCTTGTGTGAGTTTAGTTTATCTCAATATGTTAGCAAGGGAAGTAGAAAGAGTCGGGGTATATAAAAAGAAAATTGGTTCAACTCGTCTGGCGATTTTTGTTGGTTTGATTGTGGTGGCTACCCAATGGCAACAATTAGAGGTATTACCCGTTTTTTTAGGTTTTTTAACTTATAAGGCGGCTATTTTATTGTATGTAATTCCTACTAGCTTATTGGGTAATCTGCAAAAAACCGAGCAAAACGGCTAA
- a CDS encoding F0F1 ATP synthase subunit B', with protein MTQWILLAAETAESGGLFDIDATLPLMAIQFLILAAILNALFYKPLGKAIDERAGYVQGQLDQAKKQKQDAIALAEQYEQELREVRKESQTIIAQAQAEAQKIVSEQVQQTQQEVIAERQKASEQIEAERKEALSALEQQVKALSGQIVEKVIGAEFAK; from the coding sequence ATGACACAATGGATTTTATTAGCGGCTGAAACCGCAGAATCAGGGGGCTTGTTTGATATTGACGCTACTTTGCCTTTAATGGCAATTCAATTTTTGATTTTAGCGGCAATTCTCAACGCTCTGTTTTACAAACCACTGGGTAAAGCCATCGATGAAAGAGCCGGTTATGTTCAAGGGCAGTTAGATCAAGCAAAAAAACAAAAGCAAGATGCGATCGCCCTAGCCGAACAGTATGAGCAAGAATTAAGAGAAGTACGTAAAGAATCTCAAACTATTATTGCTCAGGCACAGGCCGAAGCTCAAAAAATTGTTTCCGAACAAGTACAACAAACTCAACAAGAGGTAATTGCTGAGCGTCAGAAAGCCTCAGAACAAATCGAGGCTGAAAGAAAAGAAGCATTATCTGCCTTAGAACAACAAGTTAAGGCTTTGAGTGGTCAAATTGTTGAGAAAGTCATCGGTGCTGAGTTTGCCAAATAA
- the atpB gene encoding F0F1 ATP synthase subunit A — translation MDFANTLNLFHQFNLAAIEVGEHFYWEIGKYKVHGQVFMVSWFVIGVLLIASIAATRNVQRIPSGFQNFMEYVLDFLRGLAKDQIGEKEYRPWVPFIGTLFLFIFVSNWSGALIPWKLIEIPEGELSAPTVDINTTVAFALLTSLAYFYAGISKKGLGYFADYAQPSPIMVPFRAIEDFTRPLSLSFRLFGNILADELAVGVLVLLVPLIIPLPLMILGLFTSAIQALIFATLAASYIGEAMEGHGEEHHE, via the coding sequence ATGGATTTCGCAAACACTTTAAATTTGTTTCATCAGTTTAATTTAGCGGCGATCGAAGTTGGAGAACATTTTTACTGGGAGATCGGTAAATACAAAGTTCACGGACAAGTATTTATGGTTTCTTGGTTCGTTATCGGTGTTCTACTCATCGCATCTATTGCCGCCACTCGCAACGTTCAAAGAATTCCCAGTGGTTTTCAAAACTTCATGGAATACGTCTTGGATTTCTTGCGTGGTTTAGCCAAAGACCAAATTGGCGAAAAAGAATACCGCCCTTGGGTACCTTTTATTGGTACATTATTCTTGTTTATTTTTGTTTCTAACTGGTCTGGTGCTTTAATTCCTTGGAAGTTAATTGAAATTCCCGAAGGTGAATTAAGTGCTCCTACGGTTGATATTAACACTACTGTAGCTTTCGCTTTATTAACTTCTCTTGCTTATTTTTATGCAGGGATTAGTAAAAAAGGCTTAGGTTACTTTGCTGATTATGCTCAACCTTCTCCTATTATGGTACCATTTAGGGCGATCGAAGACTTCACTCGTCCTTTATCCCTAAGTTTCCGTTTATTCGGTAACATCTTAGCGGATGAATTAGCAGTGGGAGTATTAGTCTTACTCGTACCTTTGATTATTCCCTTACCTTTGATGATCTTAGGTCTATTTACCAGTGCTATCCAAGCCCTCATTTTCGCAACCTTAGCCGCATCTTATATTGGTGAGGCCATGGAAGGTCATGGAGAAGAACACCACGAATAG
- the atpH gene encoding ATP synthase F1 subunit delta has product MQSAITAEVVEPYAEALMSLTKSHDITDEVAFSVRELKNLFEESEDLRSFFASPLVSPEDKKEVIKTIAEGQVHPFLLNFLLLLVDRKRIGFVEGIFGKYLEIVRQLNNVVLAEVTSAVRLYEGEAEKLVEKIKQLTGASGVEIETKIDPDIIGGVIIKVGSQVYDASLKGQLRRISLSMLGKA; this is encoded by the coding sequence ATGCAAAGTGCTATTACAGCCGAAGTAGTTGAACCTTATGCAGAAGCCTTAATGTCTCTAACTAAGTCCCACGACATTACCGATGAGGTTGCTTTTAGTGTCCGTGAATTGAAGAACTTGTTTGAAGAGTCTGAAGATTTACGGAGTTTTTTCGCTAGTCCCTTAGTTAGTCCCGAAGATAAAAAAGAGGTTATTAAAACAATTGCAGAAGGACAAGTTCATCCTTTCTTGCTTAATTTTTTATTACTGTTAGTCGATCGCAAACGTATTGGTTTTGTGGAAGGCATTTTCGGTAAATATTTAGAAATTGTACGCCAATTAAATAACGTTGTTTTAGCAGAAGTTACCTCTGCGGTGCGTCTCTATGAAGGAGAAGCGGAAAAATTGGTAGAAAAAATTAAACAACTCACCGGTGCTAGTGGAGTGGAAATCGAAACAAAGATCGATCCCGACATTATCGGCGGTGTTATTATCAAGGTTGGTTCTCAAGTATATGATGCAAGTTTGAAAGGACAATTGCGTCGTATTAGTTTGAGTATGCTTGGTAAGGCATAA